A single region of the Hylaeus volcanicus isolate JK05 chromosome 5, UHH_iyHylVolc1.0_haploid, whole genome shotgun sequence genome encodes:
- the LOC128877444 gene encoding facilitated trehalose transporter Tret1-like — translation MAEEKDGVPGKYRQFFVCLVMNIPCLTYGLTIGWQSPSVPLLQDKDSPEVGEPMTDEEVSWLTGIMCLTGAFVSLGVAAIAERCGRKLSGCLATLPFAINWLLIIFATNHTHVFIARFLAGFGGAISLYIVPRYVSEISSDEIRGMLGSLLVLLLNGGIMVGYILGALLKFRIFAVTAFTIPLLYFVFIFFLPESPVYLVQHNRLYEAARSLRWLKASHEPTVQRELARLQAEAKELYVSGKSVGFSDLFRDKATIKGLVITLGLFAAQQLCGIFAMISYAETIFKISGSSLSPNTSAIILGAIQLFGSYLSTSLMERLGRRILLLTSASGMCICHYTLGIFCYLQVLEIDVSALNWIPVVMLSVYMICYSLGVGPGPYVVSSEVLARDVASMCMTLGLFVVWITAFVVVKFFTNIASVLGMYGCFFVLGTLCVAIFAFVFVLIPETKGQPRQLILDRLNGLPCSIDKTRYATSSNIIQKNAPLPEEV, via the exons atGGCGGAGGAGAAGGATGGTGTGCCAGGAAAATACCGACAATTTTTCGTCTGCCTTGTTA TGAACATTCCGTGTCTGACGTACGGGCTAACGATAGGCTGGCAATCTCCGTCGGTACCCTTGCTGCAAGACAAGGATTCCCCGGAGGTTGGCGAGCCGATGACCGACGAAGAAGTGTCGTGGCTGACAGGGATTATGTGTCTGACGGGTGCTTTTGTCAGCCTGGGGGTTGCTGCGATAGCAGAGAGATGCGGGCGCAAATTAAGCGGTTGCTTAGCGACTCTGCCCTTTGCCATCAACTGGCTGTTGATCATTTTCGCGACGAATCACACGCACGTGTTCATCGCCCGTTTCCTCGCTGGCTTTGGTGGCGCCATTAGTTTATACATTGTGCCACGCTACGTGTCGGAGATCTCCAGCGATGAAATAAGGGGCATGTTGGGCAGTCTGTTGGTCCTGCTCCTAAACGGTGGCATTATGGTAGGATACATCCTTGGGGCGTTGCTCAAGTTTCGTATCTTCGCGGTGACCGCGTTCACGATACCGCTGTTGTATTTCGTGTTCATATTCTTTCTGCCGGAATCTCCTGTGTACCTTGTGCAACATAATCGGCTTTACGAAGCAGCGAG ATCTCTAAGGTGGTTGAAAGCCAGCCACGAACCAACGGTACAGCGAGAATTGGCGCGTCTGCAGGCGGAGGCCAAAGAGTTGTACGTTTCAGGAAAATCGGTCGGATTTTCGGACTTGTTTCGTGACAAAGCAACAATCAAGGGATTGGTTATCACGTTGGGTCTGTTCGCTGCGCAACAATTGTGCGGAATATTCGCCATG ATAAGCTACGCAGAGACAATATTCAAGATATCAGGAAGCTCGTTATCGCCGAACACATCTGCAATTATCTTAGGCGCCATACAACTGTTTGGCTCGTATTTGTCCACTTCATTGATGGAACGACTCGGCAGGAGAATTTTGCTTCTGACATCTGCCTCGGGAATGTGTATCTGTCACTACACTCTCGGAATCTTCTGCTACCTGCAGGTGCTTGAAATCGATGTCAGTGCCCTGAATTGGATTCCAGTGGTGATGTTGTCCGTCTACATGATCTGCTACAGTCTAGGCGTTGGTCCGGGTCCATACGTGGTGTCTTCGGAAGTACTCGCTCGAGACGTTGCGAGTATGTGCATGACGCTAGGTTTGTTCGTTGTCTGGATAACGGCGTTCGTCGTCGTTAAATTCTTCACGAACATCGCCAGTGTGCTAGGCATGTACGGTTGCTTCTTTGTGTTGGGTACCCTCTGTGTGGCTATTTTCGCGTTCGTTTTCGTGCTTATCCCGGAAACGAAGGGTCAACCTCGTCAGTTAATCTTAGACCGACTGAACGGGCTACCTTGCTCCATCGACAAGACCCGATACGCTACGTCTAGTAACATAATCCAGAAGAATGCGCCCTTACCTGAAGAAGTTTGA